The following coding sequences are from one Clostridioides difficile ATCC 9689 = DSM 1296 window:
- the dut gene encoding dUTP diphosphatase yields the protein MYNLKVKKLNDDAIIPNFAHKGDAGMDLYSIEEVVIPPGETKLIKTGICIELPTMTEAQVRPRSGLALKHSVTVLNTPGTIDEGYRGELKIILINHGKNDFKVEKHMKIAQMIVKPIYDINIEEVKELSDSERGKGGFGSTGF from the coding sequence ATGTACAATTTAAAAGTAAAAAAATTAAATGATGATGCTATAATACCTAATTTTGCTCACAAAGGTGATGCTGGTATGGATTTGTATTCTATAGAAGAGGTTGTAATACCTCCTGGAGAGACTAAACTTATCAAAACTGGGATATGTATAGAGCTTCCTACTATGACAGAAGCGCAGGTAAGACCTAGAAGTGGGCTTGCCTTAAAGCATTCTGTTACTGTATTAAATACACCAGGAACTATTGACGAAGGATACAGAGGAGAGCTTAAAATTATATTAATAAATCATGGTAAAAATGATTTTAAGGTTGAAAAGCATATGAAAATTGCTCAAATGATAGTAAAACCTATCTATGATATTAACATAGAAGAAGTAAAAGAATTAAGTGACTCCGAAAGAGGAAAAGGTGGGTTTGGCTCAACTGGATTTTAA